The genomic DNA ACTGCCTCATGTATAAGTTCTCCAGCTCCAACACCAATAATATGCACTCCTTCTACTCGATCAGTATTCTTATCTGCAAGTATTTTGACAAAACCATCAATAGAATTTATAGCACGAGCTCTGCCATTAGCACTAAAGGGAAACTTTCCCACTTTATAAGATTTATTCTCAAATATCAACTGCTCCTCAGTCTTTCCCACTGAAGCAATTTCAGGATTTGTATAAACTACACTAGGAATCACCGAATAATTAACATGCCCTCTTTGTCCAGAAATAATCTCAGCTACAGCAATTCCTTCATCCTCAGATTTATGAGCCAACATCGGACCACGAACGACATCTCCAATAGCATAAATATTTGGAACAGAGGTCTGAAAAACATCTCCTATTTCTATGAATCCACGAGAATCAACCTTTATTCCTAGATCTCCCAAACCAAGACCTGAGGTATATGGCTTACGACCTGTAGCAACCAAAACAGCATCAGATTCAAATTCTACACGTTTACCATCTGCAACAGATTCACAGATAACTTTCGCCTTATTCTTAATTTTATTAATGGAAATAACTTTCAATCCAAACCTTAAATCCATACCCTGTTTAGATATAATACTTAAAAACTGTTTTGAAACCTCCTTATCTACACCATTTAACAGAATATCAGAATGTTCAATAACAGTGACTTTAGAACCAAGGCGCATCCAAACAGATCCTAATTCCAAACCAATAACCCCTGCCCCTATAACCAATAAATTTTTCGGCACAGAACTAAATGATAAAGCACCTGTAGAAGATACAATTACATCATCCTCATCTAAATTAATCGATAGTCCAGGTATAACAGATGCATTTGACCCAGTCGCAACGACAATATTTTTGGCTTCTATAATTTTTTCCAAACCTTCATTACAAACAGAAATTTTACTTGAAGAAATAATTTTCGCTATCCCATGATAAGTAGAAATTTTATTTTTCTTTAAAAGAAAATCTATTCCCTTAACATTCGCTTGCACCACAGATTTTTTATAAAGCATCATCTTTTCTAAATTCAATCTAGTAGATGGAATGATTATTCCCATATCATCCATTCCTTTAGAAACATGCGAATAAACTTCCGATGAATGAAGTAATGCTTTTGAAGGAATGCAACCAATATTCAAGCAAGTTCCACCATAAGTTTTTTCTTTTTCAATTATGGCAACTTTGTTTTTTAGCTGAGCAGCCTTTATCGCACAAGCATAACCCGCTGGACCTGCTCCTATCACAACAAGATCATACATCATCAACATTCTCGCTTTCATATGATTAAATTTTAAAATAATTCAATAAGCAACTAAAAAATAAACCAGTATCAATTGCGTAAATATTGCAATTTAATGGGATATCAAGCAACAATAAAAAACAATAACTATCAAAAATTTAATGAACAACCTCTATATCTTTAAATATTTAATATAAATCTCTCAGGATCCTCAAGCAATTCTTTAATACGAACTAAAAATGTAACAGCTTCCTTACCATCAACTATACGATGATCATAAGACATAGCAATATACATCATAGGACGAGCTACTATCTGCCCATTTTCTACAATAGGCCTTTCTTGAATCTTATGCATTCCAAGAATACCTGACTGCGGAGGATTAAGTATTGGTGAAGATAAAAGAGATCCATAGACACCACCATTAGAGATAGTAAATGTACCTCCTTGTAAATCTTGCATCGATAGCTGACCTGAACGAGCGGTTTTTCCTAGACGATTAATTTCTTTTTCAATTTCTACAATAGACATTTGATCAGCATGACGTAAAACAGGAACAACAAGCCCCTTATCCGTGCCAACTGCTACACCAATATGGCAATATTTATTATAAATGATGTAATCATCATCAATTGCCGCATTAATAATTTTAATTTCTTGAAGAGCATGACATACAGCTTTAGTAAAAAATCCCATAAAACCTAATTTTATACCATGCTTTTTCTCAAAAAGATCCTTATATTGTGCACGAATAGAAATTATACGAGACATATTAATTTCATTATAAGTAGTCAGAATAGCTGCAGTATTTTGAGCATCTTTTAGACGCTTAGCAACAGTATGACGAAGACGAGACATCTTAACACGCTCTTCTCCGAGAGAATTTTGTTTATCAGGATAATTATTAATCGAAATACTTCCCTGTTCAGATGAAAAGGATTTTACCTTATTAGATATAGATTCAGTAGAATTATTAATTACAGAAACAACATCTGATTTAAGTATTTGCCCTCTTTTTCCTGTACCATTGATATCAGAGGGAGATAAACCTGCTTCCTCAATCAACTTAGCAGCTGATGGAGATTGAGGCATACGATATTCATCTTTTTTAGTTTGTTCGGAGATATTATTCGAAGTAGAAGAAACTGATTTTTTCGCAGATGTAGGCTCATATTCTGAATTTTCAGAAACAAATCCCAGGAATCCGCCAGGAGATATTATCTCACCTTCTGAAACAGAAATTTCAGTCAACTTGCCCGAGATAGGAGAAGGAACTTCAATAGTAACCTTATCGGTTTCAAGCTCCAATAAGGGTTCACCAATTTCTACAATATCACCAATCTTCTTAAGCCAAGAACCAACTGTTGCCTCTTGTACAGACTCCCCTAAAGAGGGAACTAAAATTTTTGTAGCCATAACATCAACTTTCATTTTCTAAACAATAAATTGCAAATAATACAAGTATTTTCTAATTATCTAGAGCTTCCTTAATAAAAACAGATAACTGTGATAGATGACGCGATATATTACCTACAGCTGTAGATGCTGATTCTGGACGCCCAACATAACGAAAACGAGAATAACTAGATCCAACAGACTTAAGTACCTTTTCTAAATAAGGTTCAATAAAATTCCATGCACCCATATTCTTAGGCTCTTCTTGACACCAAACCATCTCAGCCTTTACAAAACGCGAAAGAACTTTTACCAAATCATCAAATGGAAATGGATATAATTGTTCAATGCGCAACAGATAAATATCTGAAATATTTCTAGAATCACGATTTTCTAAAACATCATAATATACCTTTCCTGTACAAAGTATAACACGACGAATCTTAGAATCATCTACAAGTTTTAAAATATTATATTCATCCTCTAATAATATAGGACTAAAAGAACTTCCACAATCCATCGCGGATAGAGAAGAGATAACTCTCTTATGTCTCAATAAAGACTTTGGAGTCATTAATATCAAAGGCTTGACTGAATCAGAGTAAATCTGACGACGTAAAATATGAAAATAGTTGGCAGGAGAAGTACAATTAGCAACACGCATATTATTTTCTGCACACATTTGCAAAAATCTCTCAAATCTAGCAGAAGAATGTTCTGGGCCCTGACCTTCGTATCCATGTGGCAACAAACAGACAAGATTAGAACAGCGTGACCATTTTTGTTCACCAGAAGAAACAAATTGATCTAATATAACCTGTGCACCATTAGCAAAATCACCAAATTGTGCTTCCCATATAGTAAGACAATTTGGGTTCTCCAAGGAATAACCATATTCAAATCCTAAAACAGCTTGTTCAGATAGAAAAGAATTAACAATTTCACAATGACCCTGATTATCTGATATATGAGATAGGGAAAGATATCGCGATTCTGTTTCCTGATCATATAAAGCCGCATGACGATGCGAAAATGTACCCCGTTCACAATCCTGTCCCGATAAGCGAACCTTATACCCCTCATTACAAAGAGAACCAAAAGCTAAAGCTTCAGCCATAGCCCAATCAATCCCCTCACATTTATCTATCATTTTTCTGCGATTTTCCATAAGACGTTGAATAATCTTATGCGCCTTAAAAGTCTTTGGAATAGAAGAAATCTTATAACCTATATCTTTAAGTATATCTATAGAGACAGAAGTATCATTAGGATCCCTACCACTAACACTATTAATTATATTAGAAGAATGATTAGATTTAATATCTACTTTTTGAGGAGTATAACCATCTATCTCCTTAAATTCACTTTCTAGATGAGAACGCCAATTAGCATTCAAGGCACTTAAATCATTTTCAGAAATCACATTTTCAGATATTAACTTATCAGCATATTGACGAAGAACAGATTTATGTGAACGTATTTTTTGATACATTTTAGGTTGAGTAAAAGACGGCTCATCTCCTTCATTATGACCAAAACGGCGATAACAAAACATATCAACCATAACTGATTTATGAAATTTCATACGAAATAGCGTTGCTATTCTTATAACACGAATAACAGCTTCTGGATCATCCCCATTAACATGAAAAACAGGAATATCCATAGCTTTAGCAACATCTGAAGGATAATGACAAGAACGAGCTGAAGAAGGATTAGTAGTAAATCCTATCTGATTATTAATAATTATATGAACACTCCCTGCGACAGTATATCCAAATAAACCAGATAATTCAAAAGTTTCATATACAACTCCTTGACCAGCAAAAGAAGAATCACCATGAATAATAATCGGTAAAACCTTTGATCGATTTACCAATGAAACATTATCTTCTCCAGATAATGATCCTATAATATCTTGTTTGGCACGCACACTTCCAATCACAACGGGATCAACAAATTCAAGGTGTGAAGGATTATTGCTCAACGATAATTTAACTTCTTTCCCAAAAAAATCACGCTTACAAAAAGCACCTAAATGATACTTAACATCTCCTGAATAACTTGCGTCTCCATTATATTCACCCTTAAATTCATAAAATATAGCACGCGCCGGCTTATTCATTATCTGAGATAAGACATTAAGACGACCTCGATGAGCCATTCCTAAAACAATCTCTTCAGATCCGTGCTTCACTCCTTGTATAATAACTTCTTCTATGGCAGGGATAATTGATTCAGATCCATCTGCACCAAAACGTTTTGCACCTTTATATTTAATATCAATAAACTTTTCAAAGCCTTCTGCTTCAATTAACTTATCTAAAATAGATTTTTTCTCTTCTATTGAAAGAATAGAAGAGAAATTATATTTTTCAATAGAACTTCTTATCCAATCCCTTTCTTCAAGATTAACTATATGCATAAACTCTACACCTATATTTGCGCAATATAAACGTAAAAGTAGCTTTAAAACTTCATTAATAGTAGTAATACCAAGGCCTAATACTCCTTGCATATCAATCTTGCGATTATAATCTTGTTCAGTAAAACCATAATAAGAAGGAGATAACTCTTGTAATTTTACGCGCTTGTAATTGTTTAATGGATCAAGATTAGAATTTAAATGACCTAGAGAACGGTATGCATCAACCATTCTCATCATATTAAAATAATCTTTCAATGGTTGTTCATTATTTGAGACACGATTAAAATCGCAATCTTTTTTTTCATCAGAAAAAACTTGGTTAGCCACCTCTGTTTCTTTTAAAAAACAAGCAATACTTTCTTCTAAACTATCACAATTACCAGATTTATCGTCAAGAAATAAAAAAAAAGGATACCAATCTTTACAAACACTAAACGGATCATCTTTATAACTGATATATAAATCTTCAATATAAGATAAATTTGCGCCGTCTAAAAAAGAAGCAAAAGAAAAATTTTTATTTAAATTACTCTGCACCATTCATTTCTTTCATTCTTACTAAAAATAAATTTCTTAATTCTTAATCTCTTAATCCATAAAAACGTCAGTATAACAAAACTATAAACTATTTAAAAGCTCTGTGAGAGTTCTACCAATACTAGCAGGAGAAGATGCCATACGAATACCTGCTTCTTGCATAGCAGCTATTTTATCTTCAGCTCCTCCTTTCCCAGCCGATACAACCGCTCCAGCATGACCCATAGTACGACCAGGAGGCGCTGTTAATCCAGAAATAAATCCAACAACTGGCTTTTTATGTCCACACTTAAACTCATCTTTTAAAAACTGAGCAGCCTCTTCTTCTGCTGTTCCACCAATCTCACCAACCATAATAATTGATTTAGTATCATCATCAGATAAAAACAATTCAAGAATATCAGTAAACTCTGTTCCCTTTATAGGATCACCACCAATACCAACGGCAGTACTTTGCCCCAAACCTTCCTGAGTTGTTTGCAATACAGCTTCATAAGTAAGAGTCCCAGAACGAGATAAAATACCTACAGATCCTTTGCGAAAAATAGAGCCAGGCATAATACCTATCTTACACTCTTCAGGTGTCAATAATCCAGGACAGTTAGGCCCAATAAGACGAGAAGAAGAATTCTCAAGACGAGCCTTTACTCGAACCATATCCAAAACAGGAATACCTTCAGTAATGCAAATAATTAAAGGAATATTTGCCTCAATAGATTCAATTATAGCATTACACGCACCACTAGGCGGAACATATATAACAGAAGCATTGGCACCTGTGCGCTCTTTTGCCTCTATAACTGATGAAAAAACAGGAACCTTGCTATTTGCACCAGACCAATAAGATCCACCCTTAGAAGGATGTATACCTCCAACAATTTGAGTTTTACAATAAATAATGGATTGTTCAGTATGAAAAGTTCCGGCTTTACCTGTTAAACCTTGGACAATTACCTTAGTATTCTTATCAATTAAGATAGACACAGCTTTTAACCTCCTTTAACTGAATTAACTATTTTTTTAGCAGCATCATCTAAATCAGTTGCTGTGATAACATTCAACCCACTATCCATTATTAATTTATTACCAATATCTACATTAGCTCCTTCAAGACGAACAACAAGAGGAATATCTATACCTACTTCCTTGATAGCAGATAAAATTCCTCTAACTAAAACATCACATCTCATAATTCCACCGAATATATTGATCAATATACCTTTTACAGAAGGATCTAACGTTATAATCTTAAAAGCCGAAGCAACTTTATCTTGATCTGCCCCACCACCAACGTCAAGAAAATTAGCCGGATTCCCGCCATAATGTTTAATGATATCCATGGTTGCCATAGCTAAACCAGCTCCATTAACCATACAGCCTATATTCCCATCAAGAGCTATATAAGAAAGATCGTGTTTTTTTGCCTCTATCTCTCTATCATTCTCTTCAGATAAATCACGTAATTCAAGAATATCTGGATGCCTATATAATGCATTATCATCAAAAGAAACCTTAGCATCCAAAACTCTCAGGTGCCCATTTTTCATAATAATCAAAGGATTAATTTCCAAAAGGCTCATATCCTTTTCATAAAAAGCCTTGTAAAGGCAAGGAAAAAGATTCTCAGCATCAATACGAGCTTGATCTTTCAAATTAAGGGCATAGCATAAATCAGTAATATCTTTAGAAGTTATACCTTTGATGATATCAATGGTTATCTTATGGATATTTTGCGGACAAGTTTTAGCAACCTCTTCAATATCCATACCACCTTGGCTAGAAGCAATAAAACAAATTTTACCAGATGATCTTTCTATCAATAATGAAAGATAAAGCTCTTGAACAATATCAGCTCCATCCTCAATATATAAAAAATTAACTTTCTTGCCGCTATCTCCTGTTTGTTTTGTAACAAGAGTAGAACCTATCATCTCACGACAATCATCAATAACAGATTCAATAGATTTCTCAATTCTAACTCCACCTCTAAAATTAGAAGGTAGTTCTTTAAATTTACCTTTACCACGCCCTCCAGCATGAATTTGACTTTTGACAACATACAAAGGGCCAGGAAGATCTTTGACCCTCAAGTTAGCTTCTTCGACAGATGAGACTAAAACTCCTTCAGCAACTGGAACACCATATCTTTTTAACAAACTCTTAGCTTGATACTCGTGAATATCCATATTAAAATCACTATTCCCATAAAAAAATTATACTAGACTAGGCACAAATTTAGTACAAGTATTACATAAACCAACAGTAGCTTTTACCGATTTTTCAAAAGCGGTTTTTTCATCAGAAGAAAGATCCAATTCAATTATCTTTTCAACACCTCCACGACCAATAACTACAGGAACACCAACATAAAACCCATCAACACCATATTGCCCTGAAAGACGAGCTGCACATGGTAAAACATTCCTTTTATTTTTAAGATATGACTCAGCCATTGCTATAGCAGAAGAAGCTGGAGCATAATACGCTGAACCAGATCCAAGCAATCCTACAATTTCCGCCCCACCATCACGAGTTCTCTGCACAATTTGGTCAATTTTTTCCTGCGTAGTCCAACCAAGTTTTACAAGATCAAGAACGGGAATGCCAGATACAGTAGCATATTTTAACATGGGAATCATCGAATCTCCATGACTACCCAAAACAAGAGCTGTAACAGCTTCAACGGAAACATTAAATTCCTGTGCTAAGAAATATCTGAACCTAGCTGAATCTAGAACTCCAGCCATACCTACAACCATATGGCTTGGCAAACCAGAAAATTTCTGCAAAGCCCATACCATTGCATCAAGAGGATTAGTAATACAAATAACAAAAGAATTAGGTGCATACTTTCGTATACCAGCAGCTACCTTTTCAATAGAATTTAAATTATCAGATAGCAAATCATCACGGCTCATAGAAGGTTTACGCGGAATACCAGCTGTAACAATACAAACATCTGCGTCAGCAATATCAGAATAGTCGTTTGTTCCATATAAATTAGCATCAAAACATTCAACAGGAGCAGATTCTGAAATATCGAGAGCTTTACCACGTGGCATACTATCAACTATATCAAGCAAAACTAGATCTCCAAGCTCTTTGAGAGATGCAAGATGTGCCATCGTCCCTCCTATCATTCCAGATCCTATAAGAGCAATCTTATTCGACATTATTAATAATCCTTCCCTATCTATATAAAGGCAACATATCTAATTTATAGGCTATATATCATTTAAAAATAATATATCAATTAACTTGATAACAAAAACTTACAAGCATCTATTACATTTTTATGATTTTTTATATATTTTACACTAAACATCTCAAACAAACGTGAAACAGTTCTCCTAAATTCAAACTCATCCAATCCTAAACGGTTAGAAAAAAATTTTTCTATACCTATTTCAGATGACATTATCAAACAAACCTTATTCTCATAAAAAACATCTATAAGCATAATAAAACGTTTAATCCAATCGCGTCTATCACCATCAAAAAATGGAACATTATCTATAAATATTATATTAAATCTATCGGCAATTTCCATAAAATCACTAGCAGAAAATGCTTTATCACAAAGATCAAAAAAAGAAAATCTAGATACTTTACCAGAGGAGAAAGGAACATGAATATTATATCCTCCTTTAGCAGTAATATCTAAAGAAATAGATGGATTATCTCCAATTATATAAAACCATAATTTATCCATAAGTTCTGATGTATAGGAATTTAATGGACTAATATAAGTAGGAAAAAAAGAATGTTTTTCTCGACGATAGTCTGTTTCTGATTCTAATGAAATAACTTCCATCTTATCTTTTAAAAGATTAATAAATGAAGCAAAAAAATCACCATTAATTTCATCTTTATAAAGATTATCTGGTTTAACATTAGAAGTTAAAACCAAAATACAACCAGCCGCAAATAATTCAGTAAATAGACGGGATAAAATAACAGCATCAGCAATATTTGTTACCATAAATTCATCAAAGCATAATAATTTTGATTCCATAGCAATGGAATGTGCTACCAATGGTATTGGGTCATATTCTTTTGATCTACCTGATTCAATTTTATTGCGATGCTCGTTAAGTCTACAATGAACATCTTTCATAAATTCATAAAAGTGAATTTTACGTTTTTTTTCTACACAAGCCAAAGAAAAAAAAATATTCATCATCATGCTCTTTCCCTGGCCAACACCACCGTACAGATAAATGCCCTTAATAAAGACATTCTTACCTGTAAAATAACGCCATAACCTAGAAAAAAATTCAAAAATACTTTTATCAGCTTGTTTATGAAGATCAGTTAAAAGACGATCAAAAGAAGTTGCTACCCTATGCTGTTCAGAACTGTATTTTAATTTTCTATTCTGAACTAACAATAACAGTTTACTACTGACAAAACGAATTGACATTTAGTTATACAACAAAGTAAATATTGGAATATAAAATATTTTATACCTTTCGAACGAGATAAACTGTTTCATCTTTACCACTAAATCGCCCCTCAAAGTGTTGATCATCTATTTTGTCTAAAACAATTATATTATCACCACGAAAATTTTTAAGCTCAAGTTGATCATCAACTATATTCCAAGCAGATAATAATGCTAATTTACCGTAACAATCTCGTGAAGTTCCTCTAAAATTTTTCTTAAATTTAGTTAGCGTCAAAATAACATCACATTCTGTATCTTGATAAGACATTTTCCACGCACCAATCATATAAACCTTTAATGCATAATAATCAGTTGATGGAACAGGAATATTTTTTACATTCGACAATTCATATTCTGAAACAGGTGGCGGCAAAGTTTCTGATTCAATTATAGGAAAATTAGCATCTCCTTGTTTTTTTTTTGAAAAAAAATCAAAATATTCTAAATTAATACAGCCGGAAGATAATGTTATGCAACAAAACAATAAAAAAAACCTGCAGTATTGCATATATCATATTCCTATATCTAAATAAATAAAACTAATAACACATCATAACTAAAAACTATATCAAAATAATAAAAAAATACATAATTATATTATTATATTTTACGATCTAACATCAACATCTTTATTTTCGAAATCGCCTTAGCAGGATTGAGACCTTTAGGACAACTTTGAGCACAATTCATAATCGTATGGCAGCGATATAGACGGAAAGGATCTTCTAAATCATCAAGACGATCGCCTTTTTCCTCATCTCGAGAATCGACCAACCAACGATACGCCTGTAACAATACCGCA from Candidatus Liberibacter americanus str. Sao Paulo includes the following:
- the sucD gene encoding succinate--CoA ligase subunit alpha; the encoded protein is MSILIDKNTKVIVQGLTGKAGTFHTEQSIIYCKTQIVGGIHPSKGGSYWSGANSKVPVFSSVIEAKERTGANASVIYVPPSGACNAIIESIEANIPLIICITEGIPVLDMVRVKARLENSSSRLIGPNCPGLLTPEECKIGIMPGSIFRKGSVGILSRSGTLTYEAVLQTTQEGLGQSTAVGIGGDPIKGTEFTDILELFLSDDDTKSIIMVGEIGGTAEEEAAQFLKDEFKCGHKKPVVGFISGLTAPPGRTMGHAGAVVSAGKGGAEDKIAAMQEAGIRMASSPASIGRTLTELLNSL
- the sucC gene encoding ADP-forming succinate--CoA ligase subunit beta; the encoded protein is MDIHEYQAKSLLKRYGVPVAEGVLVSSVEEANLRVKDLPGPLYVVKSQIHAGGRGKGKFKELPSNFRGGVRIEKSIESVIDDCREMIGSTLVTKQTGDSGKKVNFLYIEDGADIVQELYLSLLIERSSGKICFIASSQGGMDIEEVAKTCPQNIHKITIDIIKGITSKDITDLCYALNLKDQARIDAENLFPCLYKAFYEKDMSLLEINPLIIMKNGHLRVLDAKVSFDDNALYRHPDILELRDLSEENDREIEAKKHDLSYIALDGNIGCMVNGAGLAMATMDIIKHYGGNPANFLDVGGGADQDKVASAFKIITLDPSVKGILINIFGGIMRCDVLVRGILSAIKEVGIDIPLVVRLEGANVDIGNKLIMDSGLNVITATDLDDAAKKIVNSVKGG
- the odhB gene encoding 2-oxoglutarate dehydrogenase complex dihydrolipoyllysine-residue succinyltransferase, producing MATKILVPSLGESVQEATVGSWLKKIGDIVEIGEPLLELETDKVTIEVPSPISGKLTEISVSEGEIISPGGFLGFVSENSEYEPTSAKKSVSSTSNNISEQTKKDEYRMPQSPSAAKLIEEAGLSPSDINGTGKRGQILKSDVVSVINNSTESISNKVKSFSSEQGSISINNYPDKQNSLGEERVKMSRLRHTVAKRLKDAQNTAAILTTYNEINMSRIISIRAQYKDLFEKKHGIKLGFMGFFTKAVCHALQEIKIINAAIDDDYIIYNKYCHIGVAVGTDKGLVVPVLRHADQMSIVEIEKEINRLGKTARSGQLSMQDLQGGTFTISNGGVYGSLLSSPILNPPQSGILGMHKIQERPIVENGQIVARPMMYIAMSYDHRIVDGKEAVTFLVRIKELLEDPERFILNI
- a CDS encoding AprI/Inh family metalloprotease inhibitor, with protein sequence MFCCITLSSGCINLEYFDFFSKKKQGDANFPIIESETLPPPVSEYELSNVKNIPVPSTDYYALKVYMIGAWKMSYQDTECDVILTLTKFKKNFRGTSRDCYGKLALLSAWNIVDDQLELKNFRGDNIIVLDKIDDQHFEGRFSGKDETVYLVRKV
- the lpdA gene encoding dihydrolipoyl dehydrogenase, which encodes MMYDLVVIGAGPAGYACAIKAAQLKNKVAIIEKEKTYGGTCLNIGCIPSKALLHSSEVYSHVSKGMDDMGIIIPSTRLNLEKMMLYKKSVVQANVKGIDFLLKKNKISTYHGIAKIISSSKISVCNEGLEKIIEAKNIVVATGSNASVIPGLSINLDEDDVIVSSTGALSFSSVPKNLLVIGAGVIGLELGSVWMRLGSKVTVIEHSDILLNGVDKEVSKQFLSIISKQGMDLRFGLKVISINKIKNKAKVICESVADGKRVEFESDAVLVATGRKPYTSGLGLGDLGIKVDSRGFIEIGDVFQTSVPNIYAIGDVVRGPMLAHKSEDEGIAVAEIISGQRGHVNYSVIPSVVYTNPEIASVGKTEEQLIFENKSYKVGKFPFSANGRARAINSIDGFVKILADKNTDRVEGVHIIGVGAGELIHEAVVLMEFGGSSEDLARICHAHPTMSEAVREAALANFDRPIHM
- a CDS encoding 2-oxoglutarate dehydrogenase E1 component, with product MVQSNLNKNFSFASFLDGANLSYIEDLYISYKDDPFSVCKDWYPFFLFLDDKSGNCDSLEESIACFLKETEVANQVFSDEKKDCDFNRVSNNEQPLKDYFNMMRMVDAYRSLGHLNSNLDPLNNYKRVKLQELSPSYYGFTEQDYNRKIDMQGVLGLGITTINEVLKLLLRLYCANIGVEFMHIVNLEERDWIRSSIEKYNFSSILSIEEKKSILDKLIEAEGFEKFIDIKYKGAKRFGADGSESIIPAIEEVIIQGVKHGSEEIVLGMAHRGRLNVLSQIMNKPARAIFYEFKGEYNGDASYSGDVKYHLGAFCKRDFFGKEVKLSLSNNPSHLEFVDPVVIGSVRAKQDIIGSLSGEDNVSLVNRSKVLPIIIHGDSSFAGQGVVYETFELSGLFGYTVAGSVHIIINNQIGFTTNPSSARSCHYPSDVAKAMDIPVFHVNGDDPEAVIRVIRIATLFRMKFHKSVMVDMFCYRRFGHNEGDEPSFTQPKMYQKIRSHKSVLRQYADKLISENVISENDLSALNANWRSHLESEFKEIDGYTPQKVDIKSNHSSNIINSVSGRDPNDTSVSIDILKDIGYKISSIPKTFKAHKIIQRLMENRRKMIDKCEGIDWAMAEALAFGSLCNEGYKVRLSGQDCERGTFSHRHAALYDQETESRYLSLSHISDNQGHCEIVNSFLSEQAVLGFEYGYSLENPNCLTIWEAQFGDFANGAQVILDQFVSSGEQKWSRCSNLVCLLPHGYEGQGPEHSSARFERFLQMCAENNMRVANCTSPANYFHILRRQIYSDSVKPLILMTPKSLLRHKRVISSLSAMDCGSSFSPILLEDEYNILKLVDDSKIRRVILCTGKVYYDVLENRDSRNISDIYLLRIEQLYPFPFDDLVKVLSRFVKAEMVWCQEEPKNMGAWNFIEPYLEKVLKSVGSSYSRFRYVGRPESASTAVGNISRHLSQLSVFIKEALDN
- the mdh gene encoding malate dehydrogenase → MMSNKIALIGSGMIGGTMAHLASLKELGDLVLLDIVDSMPRGKALDISESAPVECFDANLYGTNDYSDIADADVCIVTAGIPRKPSMSRDDLLSDNLNSIEKVAAGIRKYAPNSFVICITNPLDAMVWALQKFSGLPSHMVVGMAGVLDSARFRYFLAQEFNVSVEAVTALVLGSHGDSMIPMLKYATVSGIPVLDLVKLGWTTQEKIDQIVQRTRDGGAEIVGLLGSGSAYYAPASSAIAMAESYLKNKRNVLPCAARLSGQYGVDGFYVGVPVVIGRGGVEKIIELDLSSDEKTAFEKSVKATVGLCNTCTKFVPSLV
- the zapE gene encoding cell division protein ZapE, with the translated sequence MSIRFVSSKLLLLVQNRKLKYSSEQHRVATSFDRLLTDLHKQADKSIFEFFSRLWRYFTGKNVFIKGIYLYGGVGQGKSMMMNIFFSLACVEKKRKIHFYEFMKDVHCRLNEHRNKIESGRSKEYDPIPLVAHSIAMESKLLCFDEFMVTNIADAVILSRLFTELFAAGCILVLTSNVKPDNLYKDEINGDFFASFINLLKDKMEVISLESETDYRREKHSFFPTYISPLNSYTSELMDKLWFYIIGDNPSISLDITAKGGYNIHVPFSSGKVSRFSFFDLCDKAFSASDFMEIADRFNIIFIDNVPFFDGDRRDWIKRFIMLIDVFYENKVCLIMSSEIGIEKFFSNRLGLDEFEFRRTVSRLFEMFSVKYIKNHKNVIDACKFLLSS